The following coding sequences lie in one Actinomycetes bacterium genomic window:
- a CDS encoding DedA family protein, whose product MNAIVQSILNLHGVVALALIFALPALEASAFVGVVVPGETAALLGGVLAFNHRVPLAGAVVAAVLGAVVGDSVGYALGRRYSRRLLAHTPSRLVTPERLDRGSSAINRLGGRAVFVGRFTAVLRALVPSLAGTAAMPYRTFAVYNIAGAVLWATGFVLLGYAAGRAFGTAERIAGQAGLALLGAIVVGATAALLIRRRRRARQPTAPPQGRRH is encoded by the coding sequence ATGAACGCAATCGTGCAGTCCATCCTCAACCTTCACGGGGTTGTTGCCCTGGCCCTCATCTTCGCGTTGCCGGCCCTGGAGGCTTCCGCCTTCGTCGGCGTCGTCGTCCCCGGTGAGACCGCCGCCCTGCTCGGCGGCGTCCTCGCCTTCAACCACCGGGTCCCCCTTGCCGGGGCCGTCGTTGCCGCTGTGCTGGGTGCCGTTGTTGGCGACAGCGTGGGCTACGCGCTCGGCCGCCGCTATAGCCGGCGACTGCTTGCCCACACGCCGTCCCGGCTGGTCACGCCCGAACGGCTGGACCGCGGCAGCAGCGCCATCAACCGGCTGGGTGGCCGTGCCGTCTTTGTGGGACGCTTCACCGCGGTGTTGCGGGCGCTGGTGCCGAGCCTGGCCGGGACCGCGGCGATGCCCTACCGTACCTTCGCCGTCTACAACATCGCTGGCGCCGTGCTGTGGGCGACCGGGTTCGTGCTGCTCGGCTACGCCGCCGGCCGGGCGTTCGGCACGGCGGAGCGCATCGCCGGCCAAGCCGGCCTGGCCCTGCTCGGCGCGATCGTCGTGGGCGCCACCGCGGCGCTGCTCATCCGCCGTCGCCGCCGCGCCAGGCAGCCGACCGCACCTCCACAGGGCCGGCGTCACTGA
- a CDS encoding DUF302 domain-containing protein: protein MGWQSGVGPAGARPTSGVVHKRSPRSVAATVERLAMAIRAAGATLFLVVDHSGEAQRAGMTLRDTKLLVFGNPVGGTPAMVASPLAALDLPLKVLVWMDDDGAVWMSYLDAAWLAARHGLATELAAPLSAVDGLTAQVAAR, encoded by the coding sequence ATGGGGTGGCAGTCGGGTGTGGGGCCCGCGGGGGCGCGGCCGACCAGCGGTGTCGTCCACAAACGGAGTCCGCGGTCGGTCGCTGCGACCGTTGAGCGGCTCGCTATGGCGATCCGGGCCGCCGGCGCCACGCTCTTCTTGGTGGTGGACCACAGCGGTGAGGCGCAGCGGGCGGGGATGACACTGCGTGACACCAAGCTGCTGGTGTTCGGGAACCCGGTGGGTGGCACGCCGGCCATGGTGGCGTCGCCGCTGGCGGCGCTTGACCTCCCGCTGAAGGTCCTGGTGTGGATGGATGACGACGGCGCCGTCTGGATGAGCTACCTCGACGCTGCCTGGCTGGCTGCCCGCCATGGCCTGGCCACCGAGCTTGCCGCTCCGCTGTCGGCGGTCGACGGCCTGACCGCCCAGGTCGCGGCCCGATGA